A portion of the Cryptomeria japonica chromosome 5, Sugi_1.0, whole genome shotgun sequence genome contains these proteins:
- the LOC131876037 gene encoding uncharacterized protein LOC131876037, translating into MLIRWAPPQGDWVKLNFDGAYRGNPGPAGIGTVIINSSRILLGGLYGSLGLATNNEAEIRALAAGLDLCVQRGLDKICFEGDSQIIINGVSKSNFPNWKLGKWVPHINKALESINSFEFKHTYREGNKVADLLANMGIEKNNGTIIFGNEDVDPMVLNTILSERPEWHNTGIG; encoded by the coding sequence ATGTTAATTAGATGGGCTCCTCCACAAGGTGATTGGGtcaaactaaactttgatggagcctatAGAGGGAACCCTGGACCTGCAGGAATTGGAACGGTCATCATAAATTCCTCAAGGATACTACTAGGAGGATTATATGGGAGCTTGGGACTAGCCACAAACAATGAAGCAGAAATCAGGGCATTGGCGGCAGGACTAGATTTATGTGTACAAAGAGGGCTGGACAAAATATGTTTCGAAGGAGACTCACAAATTATAATCAATGGCGTTTCCAAGTCAAACTTCCCGAATTGGAAACTCGGCAAGTGGGTACCTCATATCAACAAGGCTCTAGAATCCATCAACTCATTTGAATTCAAACACACATATAGAGAAGGGAATAAAGTGGCAGACCTCCTAGCCAACATGGGAATTGAGAAGAATAATGGTACAATTATTTTCGGTAATGAGGATGTTGATCCAATGGTACTAAACACTATTTTGAGTGAGAGACCAGAATGGCACAATACAGGGATTGGATAG